In one window of Nakamurella sp. PAMC28650 DNA:
- a CDS encoding exonuclease SbcCD subunit D, translated as MRILHTSDWHVGRTFHGQDLLADQEFVLSALADLVAAHQVDVVIIAGDLYDRAVPSAEAVQVATRSLRRLREAGAVIVASSGNHDSAPRLGAFADFLAAGGLHLRTSVAGLSEPVMLADAHGPVAIYALPYLEPELARTALGIAGRPGHQAVMSAAMDLVRADLASRAPGTRSVVAAHAFVVGGWPGGSERSIAVGGVESVTAEVFDDIDYVALGHLHGAQKIGERLRYSGSPLPYSFTEAGHHKGAWLIDLCADGSFVDQWLELPVVRPLSIVTGTLAEVLLGYLELSEHYLSVVLTDAVRPLEPMRRLREQYPWALTVSWEPVGQIASRVAGGAAAGTASDVDVLADFLLDCRGASATAAEQLLIDRALAAERLVEVTA; from the coding sequence CGTCGGCCGGACCTTCCACGGGCAGGACCTGTTGGCGGACCAGGAGTTCGTGCTGTCCGCGCTGGCCGATCTGGTGGCCGCGCACCAGGTCGACGTCGTCATCATCGCGGGCGACCTCTACGACCGGGCGGTCCCCTCGGCAGAGGCCGTCCAGGTGGCCACCCGCTCGCTGCGGCGGCTGCGTGAAGCCGGCGCCGTCATCGTCGCCTCGTCCGGAAATCATGATTCGGCGCCGCGACTGGGGGCGTTCGCCGACTTCCTCGCCGCCGGCGGGCTGCACCTGCGCACCTCCGTCGCCGGGTTGAGCGAGCCGGTGATGCTCGCCGACGCGCACGGACCGGTCGCGATCTACGCGTTGCCCTACCTCGAGCCGGAGCTCGCCAGAACGGCACTGGGCATCGCCGGACGCCCCGGTCACCAGGCCGTCATGTCCGCCGCTATGGATCTGGTCAGAGCCGACCTGGCGTCGCGCGCGCCCGGGACCCGGTCGGTCGTCGCGGCCCATGCTTTCGTGGTCGGCGGATGGCCGGGCGGTTCCGAACGCTCCATCGCGGTGGGCGGGGTCGAGTCGGTCACGGCCGAGGTCTTCGACGACATCGACTACGTGGCGCTCGGGCATCTGCACGGTGCCCAGAAGATCGGCGAACGGCTCCGCTACTCGGGCTCGCCGCTGCCGTACTCCTTCACCGAGGCCGGCCACCACAAGGGCGCCTGGCTCATCGATCTCTGCGCAGACGGTTCCTTCGTCGACCAGTGGCTGGAACTGCCGGTGGTGCGCCCGCTCTCGATCGTCACCGGAACGCTCGCCGAGGTGCTCCTGGGCTACCTCGAACTGTCCGAGCACTACCTGTCGGTCGTGCTGACCGACGCCGTGCGGCCGCTCGAGCCCATGCGCCGACTGCGCGAGCAATATCCCTGGGCACTCACCGTGAGCTGGGAACCGGTCGGGCAGATCGCCTCCCGTGTGGCGGGCGGCGCCGCCGCCGGAACGGCCTCCGACGTCGACGTCCTCGCGGATTTCCTGCTGGACTGCCGCGGCGCCTCCGCGACGGCCGCCGAGCAGCTGCTGATCGACCGGGCGCTCGCGGCCGAACGACTCGTGGAGGTGACGGCGTGA